The following proteins are co-located in the Triticum aestivum cultivar Chinese Spring chromosome 1A, IWGSC CS RefSeq v2.1, whole genome shotgun sequence genome:
- the LOC123099781 gene encoding thaumatin-like protein produces the protein MALPHPLLLSCILLLALPGPAVLMAGGVTFHVTNKCPFPVWPAVAPNAGHPVLAAGGFFLPAGQSKRVGAPATWNGRLWGRTGCNFAGTDANAASCLTGDCDGRLACNGSVGAPPATLVEVSLHADQSKGSSYDVSVVDGYNLPVAVWTRPANRSGDCFIAGCAKNVNAVCPPELQVTASGGAGKKATVVACRSACLAFGLDAFCCRGAYGTAETCRSSVYSRLFRDACPAYYSYAYDVAAATARCYAQEYVVTFCPSRWGDPVAQI, from the exons ATGGCTCTTCCTCATCCCCTGCTTCTGTCCTGCATCTTGCTGCTGGCTCTCCCAG GACCGGCGGTGTTGATGGCAGGGGGCGTCACGTTCCACGTAACCAACAAGTGCCCGTTCCCGGTGTGGCCGGCGGTCGCGCCCAACGCCGGCCACCCCGTGCTCGCCGCGGGTGGCTTCTTCCTCCCTGCGGGCCAGTCGAAGCGCGTCGGGGCTCCGGCCACCTGGAACGGCCGCCTCTGGGGCCGCACCGGCTGCAACTTCGCGGGCACCGACGCCAACGCCGCCAGCTGCCTCACCGGCGACTGCGACGGACGCCTCGCCTGCAACGGATCCGTGGGCGCCCCTCCCGCCACCCTCGTGGAGGTGAGCCTGCACGCGGACCAGAGCAAGGGGAGCTCCTACGACGTGAGCGTGGTGGACGGGTACAACCTGCCGGTGGCCGTGTGGACCAGGCCGGCGAACCGCAGCGGCGACTGCTTCATCGCCGGGTGCGCCAAGAACGTGAACGCGGTGTGCCCGCCGGAGCTGCAGgtcacggcgagcggcggcgcgggcaaGAAGGCGACGGTGGTGGCGTGCAGGAGCGCGTGCCTGGCCTTCGGGCTGGACGCCTTCTGCTGCCGCGGCGCGTACGGCACCGCGGAGACGTGCCGGAGCAGCGTCTACTCGCGGCTCTTCAGGGATGCCTGCCCGGCCTACTACAGCTACGCGTACGACGTGGCCGCCGCCACGGCGCGCTGCTACGCGCAGGAGTACGTGGTCACCTTCTGTCCGTCCAGATGGGGTGATCCTGTGGCCCAGATTTGA
- the LOC123099673 gene encoding putative cyclin-dependent kinase F-2 gives MSTAIRKRPAAGQEPGVHGSKKPRYAFGSISDYKKLEVLGEGTYGEVFKARDRRTGKKVAVKWVRGNGAGGHGPPDIRAITREAGCLAACRGHESIIEILDVATDAKTGDVFLVMELVADGRTLRESLWRPVSEDATRVMMEQLLDAAKKIHGAGVIHRDFKPENVMVGFFGGLKVGDFGSAMRAKPAGVPYEECCVGTLIYTSPEQLEGNRYYGQAVDMWALGCIMAEMLTGGTLFVAETEEELLAEIYKLRDQITSTGKLDLEFLEELSEAGREVLTGLLAFNPDERITAAEALEHRWFSKPKGAEHPGFVSLRS, from the coding sequence ATGTCGACGGCCATCCGCAAGCGCCCGGcggcgggacaggaaccgggcgtCCATGGCAGCAAGAAGCCCCGATACGCGTTCGGGAGCATCTCCGACTACAAGAAGCTTGAGGTGCTTGGAGAAGGCACCTATGGCGAGGTGTTCAAGGCGCGCGACCGCCGCACCGGCAAGAAAGTCGCCGTGAAGTGGGTCCGCGGCAACGGGGCCGGCGGGCACGGCCCGCCCGACATCCGCGCGATCACCCGCGAGGCCGGCTGCCTCGCGGCGTGCCGAGGTCACGAGTCGATTATCGAGATCTTGGATGTGGCGACTGACGCCAAGACAGGGGATGTGTTCCTCGtcatggagctcgtcgccgacggccGCACCCTCCGCGAGTCGCTCTGGAGGCCTGTATCCGAGGACGCGACCCGAGTGATGATGGAGCAGCTCCTGGACGCGGCCAAGAAGATACATGGAGCCGGCGTCATCCATCGGGACTTCAAGCCGGAGAACGTCATGGTCGGCTTCTTCGGCGGGCTCAAGGTTGGTGACTTTGGGTCGGCGATGCGGGCGAAGCCGGCCGGAGTGCCCTATGAGGAGTGCTGTGTCGGCACCCTGATTTACACCTCGCCGGAGCAGCTGGAAGGCAACCGGTACTACGGCCAGGCCGTGGACATGTGGGCGCTTGGGTGCATCATGGCGGAGATGTTGACCGGCGGGACCCTCTTCGTGGCGGAGACAGAGGAGGAGCTGCTCGCCGAGATCTACAAGCTGCGAGACCAGATCACTTCTACGGGGAAGCTGGATTTGGAGTTCTTGGAGGAGCTTTCAGAAGCCGGGCGTGAGGTCCTGACCGGCCTGCTTGCCTTCAACCCCGACGAGAGGATCACGGCGGCGGAAGCGCTCGAGCACCGGTGGTTCAGCAAGCCCAAAGGAGCAGAGCACCCTGGCTTTGTGTCGCTGAGGAGTTAA
- the LOC123099891 gene encoding uncharacterized protein, with product MPAVNHWRDILRGYHLDNNAPPPWLQQKRKNNPNDVAASSSSNPRPLISVTVSGTRLNARKEGTDILVDRNSEEPSPNATISSGGEERPAVKRKIEISLGESPCNLDELVDFMHELDDTGTDDNVIGSDLSFEDFDISEPSLNLPTPPTYLYSGVASQADISNISPISTHGDTEGASNLVSGEGIMTQISAPSMDISAITKPVLDAIDLLLQNAFEALDAPTLTDSQRHEIFQAVRSMLPVGDIVPQIAPVRAAWEKFVSISDTVQEARRTIEGQSKQKSEFVTAAERRAESIEASLKTSVEEMSSMLEKQAEKKERVEALFAQLQEATVELCTAEERVKQLESDRSAKQAEAKKLHEDLLEANVKASEELEALKGKTSTLEDEVKSIIRSLKEWRSMSN from the exons ATGCCGGCAGTGAATCATTGGAGGGACATCTTAAGAGGTTACCACTTGGATAACAATGCCCCGCCACCTTGGTTGCAACAG aAGCGGAAAAATAATCCAAATGATGTTGCTGCAAGTTCCTCTTCCAATCCCCGGCCACTTATAAGCGTGACAGTATCAGGCACACGTTTAAATGCAAGGAAGGAGGGTACTGACATTTTGGTTGATAGGAACTCAGAGGAACCTAGTCCAAATGCAACAATCTCTTCCGGTGGGGAGGAAAGACCTGCTGTAAAAAGGAAGATTGAAATTTCTCTTGGAGAAAGCCCATGTAATCTTGACGAGTTGGTTGATTTTATGCATGAACTTGATGATACAGGGACTGATGATAATGTCATAGGTTCTGATCTATCGTTTGAGGATTTTGATATATCAGAACCCTCTCTTAATCTTCCAACTCCCCCTACATATCTATACTCAGGCGTGGCCTCGCAGGCTGATATTTCAAACATTTCGCCTATCTCTACGCACG GTGATACGGAAGGAGCTTCTAATCTCGTCAGTGGCGAGGGAATAATGACACAGATTTCAGCGCCATCCATGGATATTTCCGCTATTACCAAGCCAGTTCTGGATGCTATCGATTTGTTGCTGCAGAATGCTTTTGAAGCTTTAGATGCCCCTACATTAACAGATTCTCAGCGCCATGAGATTTTCCAGGCAGTTCGGTCGATGCTCCCGGTTGGTGATATTGTTCCTCAAATTGCCCCTGTCCGCGCGGCTTGGGAAAAATTTGTCTCGATCTCAGATACAGTGCAAGAAGCCCGCAGAACCATTGAGGGTCAGTCAAAGCAAAAGTCTGAATTTGTTACTGCAGCAGAGAGGAGGGCTGAATCCATTGAAGCGTCTCTGAAAACTTCAGTGGAAGAGATGTCATCCATGCTGGAGAAACAAGCTGAGAAGAAGGAACGTGTGGAGGCCCTCTTCGCTCAACTACAAGAAGCTACCGTTGAGTTGTGTACAGCTGAAGAAAGGGTCAAGCAACTGGAGTCAGACCGTTCCGCCAAGCAAGCTGAAGCCAAGAAGTTGCATGAAGATTTGCTCGAAGCTAATGTGAAAGCTTCCGAGGAATTGGAGGCTCTTAAAGGGAAGACATCGACGCTGGAGGACGAAGTCAAGTCTATTATTAGAAGTCTGAAGGAGTGGCGCTCCATGTCCAATTGA